The Vibrio fortis DNA segment GGTCGTGTTACTGGTCCTCACCTTCACTATGAATTGATTGAACGTGGCCGCCCGGTAGACGCTATGAAAGCAAATATCCCGATGGCAAACTCGGTGCCTAAGAAAGAGAAAGCCGAGTTCTTTGCTTTGCGTGATAAAGCCGATGCATTGTTAGCGGATCAGGCTAGCCTTTAGGTCAGTTTGAAACTCAAAAATAAGCCGTGAATAATGAGTTATTCGCGGCTTATTTTATGGCCCAGGGAATGGCTTCTAGTGTCTTGTTTGTCACCTTTCGTTTTCTAGCTGCGATTCAATTTCATCTCTATCAACAGTGAGTTCGATTTTTGATCTACCCTGTATCTTGGCGATCATGTCACGTGCGGGCAGAGGGCAAGAGAAGAGAAAGCCTTGTATCTTATCGCACCCCATCGTATGCAACTTTTCGAGCTGTCCTTTATGTTCGACCCCTTCAGCCACCAAGGACACACCTAGTCGATTCGCCAGTTGAACGATGAGCCAAACGACACTCTCTGCCGTGTCACTGGTCAGTAGTCCCTTAATAAAGGTTGCATCGATCTTGATGCAATCAATAGGGTAGCTGTGGATGTAATTCAAACTAGAGTACCCAGTACCAAAATCATCGAGTGCGATGGTAAAGCCTTGTAGCCGCATAGTACTGAGTACGTTCTTGGTCTCTTCAGTTGGGGATAGTAATACGGTCTCTGTCAGTTCAATAACAAAGTCACGTTTATCGAAACGAAAATGTTTGATCATCTTGGTTAAGTAGTTGAGATAGCGTTGGCTGTCATGCAGTTCGTGGGCTGAGCAGTTGATGCCGAGCCTTACCGGATAACCAAGACCATTTTCTAAAAGCGCTTTTGCTCTACAGGCGAGCTCTATGACTCTTTCCCCTAGCTCAACGATCAGCCCCGACTCTTCAGCCACTTCGATAAACTCAACAGGGGATATATTGCCATGTTTGTTCGTGCGCCAACGAGCGAGCACTTCAAAGTAATCCCACCGTTGGGATTGCTCACTTACTATCGGTTGAACTACAACAGTTAAGCCTTGTTCTGAACGTGGGTCGATGGGCTGAGAAAGCTCGGTTTTTAATGCGGCGATCAGTTCTGCCTTACGATGATAAGCCGCACTGAGGTGTGTGTCGTAGCACTTAACACGAGTATTCGCAGCCTGCTTACACGCTTTCAAAGCAAGGCTGGTATTAAAAATAAGTTGCTCGATATCTTTCATCCCATCTTGGGAGCGGGCGAGCCCAATACTGATGTTGAAGTCGAGTTGCAGTGTCGTACCGATACGGCTGTGTTTGAGTTCCCTCAATATGGCGTCGCAAACACTGAAAGGGTCCGAGTGATAGGTAATGAAGGCAAATTCATTGCCAGCTGTTCGGAATGTTAGGTTCTTCTCAGGCACTACTGCTTTGAGAATGTCTGCCAATTTCTGCAGTACCTTGTCACCAATGTAGTTGCCATGCATGTCGTTGATGGCTTTGAAGCTGTCGATATCAAGAATTGCCAAGGTAAAAGGAGGGTGACTCTGCTGAGTAATCGACTCTAATGTGTCCGCCAAACATGAGCGATTGAGTAGGCCAGTAAGACTGTCGTGAGAGACTTCATAACTGAGCTGGTGGACGAGCTGCTCTGATCGATCGTTGAACCACATCTCTCTAAGAGTATGAGTCATGATATTGGCAAAGATCTGATGATGTTGAATCACCTGTTGTTGAAGGTTGTTATCTAAAGGCTCCTTAAAAGATGAAAGTAATACTCCCATCACTTCACCGCTTGGTGTTTTGGTTGGTATTGCCAATAAATGATTAGTTTTAACTACTTGGGTAAAAGCTTCCGACGGCAATAGGTTAACGATATGTCTTGCAGCATTGCTATCCGGGTGATGATGACGAACAGCTTCTTGATAGAGCTGGCGATGCAAAGGGTTAATTCTGTCGTGATTTATACGATGATCGTGGGCAATGATCATGGGTGATATCTGATCGGGAAAGTACTTACGTTCAACCAAACTAGTGTAGTCAGTATCGTAAGCACTATGTAGACTCAAAACGGCAGATTCGAGAAGGTCTAAGCCATCTAACTCTAGAAGTTGACCGACAGTTTTGAGCTCAATTTCAGTGCGTTTATGGGCGTATATCATATGCACCCCCTAGCCATTTGCTTATTAAATTTAGTATATGCACATTGGTTAGTATGGCGCTTATTGATTAGATTTCAAATATCGTTGAGAACTTTTCTCACTCATCGTTCAACGTGACCAAGGGTTAATAGAGCGGGCTTCCCTCTTGTCTTAATCGCTCTTTTAAGTGGTCTAAAAAGAGTGTGGTTAACGTATGGGAGTAGTCGAGGCTAGGGTAGTAAGCATAAACCATGAGTTCATCCGCGGTTACGTCTGGCAGAATACGAACCAAGTTACCCTGTTTAAGTTCCTCTTTGATGATGGTGCCGTTGGTTAATAGAATACCAATACCTCTTTTCGCTGCGTGAAAGAGAGCTTCTGGGTTAGTCGTCGCAAAGTTTCCTCTAAGCGTTATCCGCTTACCTGTGGCGAGCCTTACCTCTCGATCAGGGCGTTCTCCCCACACCAAGGAATTATGTTTCCCTAACTCTGAAACGTCTTGTGGGGTGCCGTGCTTTTCTAGATAGTTTGGGGCTGCATAAAAGCCCGCCTTATGTTCAAAGAGAGGTGACTTTTTGAAAGCAAGTGAGTTGAGTTGCTCCAACTCGCGGCTAATCACGAGATCTAGGCTAAGCTCAGGGACTTGGCCAGGTGTTGTGGTGATCAGTTGAACCTTAATATCTGGGTATTTTTCCAAGAAATCATCAAGATACTGCACTAGAAATTTGGACCCAACTGCAATGGTGGCGCCGATTTTCAGCAGACCTGCAGGGGTTT contains these protein-coding regions:
- a CDS encoding LysR family transcriptional regulator, coding for MDWILNVKSYIKVVEEGSFNGAARALNTTSSAISKRVNWLETRIGTQLLKRTTRSISQTEAGALFYTRSKAQLENWQSIVDETRSVNQTPAGLLKIGATIAVGSKFLVQYLDDFLEKYPDIKVQLITTTPGQVPELSLDLVISRELEQLNSLAFKKSPLFEHKAGFYAAPNYLEKHGTPQDVSELGKHNSLVWGERPDREVRLATGKRITLRGNFATTNPEALFHAAKRGIGILLTNGTIIKEELKQGNLVRILPDVTADELMVYAYYPSLDYSHTLTTLFLDHLKERLRQEGSPLY
- a CDS encoding putative bifunctional diguanylate cyclase/phosphodiesterase → MIYAHKRTEIELKTVGQLLELDGLDLLESAVLSLHSAYDTDYTSLVERKYFPDQISPMIIAHDHRINHDRINPLHRQLYQEAVRHHHPDSNAARHIVNLLPSEAFTQVVKTNHLLAIPTKTPSGEVMGVLLSSFKEPLDNNLQQQVIQHHQIFANIMTHTLREMWFNDRSEQLVHQLSYEVSHDSLTGLLNRSCLADTLESITQQSHPPFTLAILDIDSFKAINDMHGNYIGDKVLQKLADILKAVVPEKNLTFRTAGNEFAFITYHSDPFSVCDAILRELKHSRIGTTLQLDFNISIGLARSQDGMKDIEQLIFNTSLALKACKQAANTRVKCYDTHLSAAYHRKAELIAALKTELSQPIDPRSEQGLTVVVQPIVSEQSQRWDYFEVLARWRTNKHGNISPVEFIEVAEESGLIVELGERVIELACRAKALLENGLGYPVRLGINCSAHELHDSQRYLNYLTKMIKHFRFDKRDFVIELTETVLLSPTEETKNVLSTMRLQGFTIALDDFGTGYSSLNYIHSYPIDCIKIDATFIKGLLTSDTAESVVWLIVQLANRLGVSLVAEGVEHKGQLEKLHTMGCDKIQGFLFSCPLPARDMIAKIQGRSKIELTVDRDEIESQLENER